In Cryptococcus neoformans var. neoformans JEC21 chromosome 5 sequence, one genomic interval encodes:
- a CDS encoding expressed protein, with amino-acid sequence MPAPAMSQLETISAILGEYMLKGWTLTDLHCSECKTTPLMREPSAIAERDNRERIQFCALCDGRPQGRVAARPAPPVSQSSAGSTPSSATISQTISPPESQAQSKVSASEPDPAESISNLLLKGYSLLGENCPNPSCRGIPLVGYPRKADGSKDGRKMCVSCGGRWVDESSVPTDWVRSAPITSTTQTAPSSRSVQDGESPRSRKRRELYGITTSGTNQSVCKGKGKEVGVGEFERKAKESESKLVNQAVSENIAPEASDEIEQTAAGARKTFSTRPTPGILPAPISRPTPPSPDSALFATLSTTSDSLSETLTRLSRSLDTTASSLGKRSSSSQDEGKCFVDIKLHTEAMKDVLGVLAQVERAKRQGY; translated from the exons ATGCCAGCACCCGCCATGTCGCAACTCGAAACAATTTCCGCCATT CTCGGCGAATACATGCTCAAAGGCTGGACGCTTACAGATCTTCATTGCTCGGAGTGCAAGACAACTCCTCTCATGCGTGAACCAAGTGCAATTGCCGAAAGAGACAATCGGGAGAGAATTCAGTTTTGTGCGCTTTGCGATGGACGTCCACAAGGCCGAGTCGCCGCCCGACCTGCCCCTCCTGTATCGCAATCTTCCGCAGGATCTACACCCTCATCCGCCACAATATCGCAGACGATCTCGCCTCCAGAATCTCAGGCCCAATCCAAAGTATCTGCATCCGAACCCGACCCTGCGGAATCAATATCCAATCTTTTGCTGAAGGGATATTCTCTCTTAGGTGAAAACTGCCCCAACCCTTCATGTCGAGGCATCCCTTTAGTGGGGTATCCACGAAAGGCAGATGGTTCtaaagatggaaggaagatgtgCGTGAGCTGCGGAGGGAGATGGGTCGATGAGAGCAGTGTTCCAACGGACTGGGTTCGCAGTGCTCCTATTACTTCCACTACTCAAACCGCCCCTTCAAGTAGATCGGTTCAGGACGGAGAGAGCCCTAggagcaggaagaggagagagctTTACGGCATTACTACTTCAGGTACAAACCAATCGGTGTGcaaggggaaaggaaaggaagttGGCGTGGGAGAGTTTGAAAGAAAGGCGAAAGAATCGGAAAGCAAATTGGTGAACCAGGCTGTTTCCGAGAACATTGCGCCCGAAGCGTCTGATGAGATTGAACAGACTGCAGCAGGAGCCAGA AAGACCTTCTCTACTAGGCCAACTCCTGGAATTCTCCCAGCCCCAATCAGTCGCCCTACACCACCAAGCCCCGACTCTGCCCTCTTCGCCACTCTCTCTACTACCTCTGACTCTCTATCCGAGACTCTCACTCGTCTTTCAAGATCCCTGGATACTACCGCAAGCTCCCTTGGCAAGcgttcgtcgtcgtctcAAGATGAGGGAAAATGTTTCGTGGATATCAAGTTGCACACAGAAGCAATGAAGGATGTCTTGGGGGTGCTTGCCCAGGTGGAGAGGGCAAAGAGACAGGGTTACTGA
- a CDS encoding cytoplasm protein, putative — protein sequence MSTAKKLQNKLFRAGQEQPSAGATAGDVTPVATGTATPVPEQLKINIPAPPGAQREKENLPKRPPSQQESAPELSPKDGGSDMDTPEAVAQDKKQSLRDRLVAELGPRFHSVEEYRLQQSDKYQVHWKRWGPYVSERQWGTVREDYSANGDAWNSFPFEMAQSRAYRWGEDGMAGISDNHQRLCFTLGLWNGKDPILKERLYGLNGNQGNHGEDVKEVYYYLDSTPTHSYMKYLYKYPQTEFPYQQLKEENQNRSREVGEFELMDTDLFDEDRYWDVYVEYAKDEEFADAISVRITAYNRGPDPADLHILPQVFFRNTWSWGKELPPNMPSLSQEAEGVIHASHDTLGETRLYCTPSPAPAAPAKGGVVLVDGPSVVPDLLFTENDTNFERLWGGKNRTPFVKDAFHDHLIPSHRPPEPEMAKSAQEGLALKSPSVKTPKLPPAHTAAELEEDGDDDQPAAQSQEGDDHDSAVHSAPAAPRPVADHGHRQFVNPDKTGTKAAAHYHFTDVPANGGCVVVRLKLTPYSPDEDPTIVDEELFDENMEDRRVDADEFYGRIAKGGISEDLRSIMRQALSGMLWTKQYYQYIQKEWMEGDPGQPPPPPERKWVRNKEWKHMYINDILSMPDKWEYPWFATWDTAFHCIPLAMVDPSFAKKQLDLMTREWYMKPDGALPAYEWNFSDVNPPVHAWATFRVFKIERKMFGREDLDFLERVFQKLLLNFTWWVNRKDADGNNVFEGGFLGLDNIGPFNRSEPLPTGGTLRQADGTAWMAFFSLNMLSIALELAKHNPTYEDIASKFFEHFLFISDAMTYPGSNEEHLSLWNEEDGFYYDAIQWGYGHSQQLPVRSMVGLMPLYATLVLEPQVIKRFPGFKKRMDWFIENRPDISERNVASLKTSGRGDRKLLALASKERLVRILEKMLDENEFLSEHGIRSMSLYHHDNPFSMNVNGDEFGVGYWPGDSRSGMFGGNSNWRGPIWLAVNFLLIESLQRFHQYYGDSLTVECPTGSGDYMSLAGAAEEIQHRLIHIFSRDEHGRRAVNGGNPKLNRDPHFKDYVHFYEFFHGNDGRGLGASHQTGWTGLIAWSIMQTGEFCRLPKTPKTPRSVAKHYFDEQINTPSEYAEDGSIYSAYSMHSEYDEPEPDEL from the exons TCGCGACGGGCACTGCGACCCCTGTGCCTGAACAGCTCAAGATCAATATCCCTGCGCCGCCCGGGGCCCAgcgggagaaggaaaa CCTTCCCAAACGCCCGCCCTCGCAGCAAGAGTCCGCCCCCGAGCTTTCCC CCAAGGACGGTGGGAGCGACATGGATACCCCGGAGGCGGTGGCCCAAGACAAAAAG CAGTCTCTCCGCGACCGTCTCGTCGCAGAGCTCGGCCCCAGATTCCATTCCGTCGAAGAATACCGTCTCCAGCAGTCGGACAAGTACCAGGTCCACTGGAAACGATGGGGTCCATATGTCAGCGAGAGGCAGTGGGGTACCGTCCGAGAGGATTATTCGGCGAATGGCGACGCGTGGAACTCGTTTCCATTTGAGATGGCGCAGTCAAGAGCGTATAGGTGGGGTGAGGACGGAATGGCTGGTATTTC TGATAACCATCAGCGACTTTGTTTCACGCTTGGTCTTTGGAACGGTAAAGACCCTATCCTGAAAGAACGTCTCTACGGCCTCAACGGTAACCAGGGAAATCACGGTGAAGACGTCAAAGAGGTCTATTATTACCTCGACTCTACCCCGACACATTCGTACATGAAATATCTCTACAAGTACCCGCAAACCGAATTCCCATACCAGCagctgaaggaagagaaccAAAACAGGAGCAGGGAGGTTGGCGAGTTTGAACTGATGGATACTGACCTCTTTGACGAGGATCGCTACTGGGACGTCTACGTCGAG TATGCcaaagacgaagaattCGCAGATGCCATCTCTGTCCGAATCACAGCCTACAACCGTGGCCCCGATCCTGCCGACCTGCACATCCTTCCCCAGGTCTTCTTCCGCAACACCTGGTCATGGGGCAAAGAACTCCCGCCCAACATGCCTTCCCTCTCGCAAGAAGCCGAAGGCGTCATCCACGCTTCACACGATACCCTCGGTGAAACCCGATTATACTGTACCCCTTCCCCGGCCCCTGCCGCCCCTGCAAAGGGAGGCGTCGTCCTCGTCGACGGACCTAGTGTCGTCCCAGACTTGTTATTCACAGAGAACGACACAAACTTTGAGAGACTTTGGGGTGGGAAGAATAGGACACCTTTCGTGAAGGATGCTTTCCACGATCATCTTATTCCATCTCACAGGCCTCCAGAGCCCGAGATGGCCAAGTCTGCTCAGGAAGGGTTGGCGTTGAAGAGTCCGTCAGTCAAGACACCTAAATTACCCCCTGCGCATACCGCCGCTGAACTcgaagaggatggcgatgatgacCAGCCTGCAGCCCAGAGCCAAGAGGGTGACGATCACGATTCCGCCGTACATTCCGCCCCTGCAGCTCCCCGCCCCGTAGCAGACCACGGCCACCGCCAATTCGTCAACCCCGACAAGACCGGCACAAAGGCCGCCGCCCACTATCACTTCACCGACGTGCCCGCGAACGGCGGCTGCGTCGTCGTCCGTCTCAAACTCACCCCGTACTCACCCGACGAAGACCCTACCATcgtggatgaagagctcTTCGATGAGAATATGGAAGACAGAAGGGTGGATGCGGATGAGTTTTATGGGAGAATCGCGAAAGGAGGTATTAGTGAGGATTTGAGGAGTATCATGAGGCAAGCGTTGAGTGGGATGTTGTG GACAAAGCAGTACTACCAATATATCCAAAAGGAATGGATGGAAGGTGATCCCGGGCaaccgcctcctcctcctgaaCGCAAGTGGGTCCGAAACAAG GAATGGAAACACATGTACATCAACGACATCCTCTCGATGCCTGACAAATGGGAGTACCCCTGGTTTGCCACTTGGGACACTGCATTCCACTGTATCCCCCTTGCCATGGTTGACCCCTCCTTCGCCAAGAAACAGCTCGACCTCATGACCCGTGAATGGTACATGAAACCCGACGGCGCTTTACCGGCATACGAATGGAACTTTAGCGACGTTAACCCGCCCGTACACGCATGGGCCACCTTTCGAGTATTCAAAATTGAGCGAAAAATGTTTGGCAGGGAGGATCTCGACTTTTTGGAACGCGTGTTCCAAAAACTGCTGCTCAATTTTACGTGGTGGGTGAATAGGAAGGATGCGGACGGGAACAATGTGTTTGAAGGTGGTTTCCTCGGTTTGGATAATATCGGGCCTTTTAACCGCTCAGAGCCGCTTCCGACGGGTGGGACTTTGCGTCAGGCAGACGGGACGGCGTGGatggccttcttctccctcaacATGCTCAGTATCGCCCTCGAGCTCGCCAAGCATAACCCCACCTACGAAGATATCGCCTCCAAATTCTTTGAacacttcctcttcatctctgaTGCGATGACTTACCCAGGCTCCAATGAGGAACATCTTTCCTTGtggaatgaagaagacggattTTACTATGATGCCATTCAATGGGGGTACGGGCATTCGCAGCAGTTGCCAGTGAGGTCGATGGTAGGCTTGATGCCACTCTATGCGACGCTCGTTTTGGAACCACAGGTGATCAAGCGGTTCCCTGGgttcaagaagaggatggattgGTTTATTGAGAATAGGCCGGACATTTCAGAGAGGAATGTGGCGAGTTTGAAGA CCTCTGGTAGGGGAGATCGAAAGTTGTTGGCGTTGGCGTCAAAAGAGAGATTGGTGAGGattttggagaagatgttggaTGAGAACGAGTTCCTCTCCGAACACGGTATCCGATC AATGTCACTCTATCACCATGATAACCCCTTCTCGATGAACGTCAATGGCGACGAGTTTGGTGTTGGCTACTGGCCAGGCGATTCTCGCTCCGGCATGTTTGGTGGTAACTCCAACTGGCGAGGCCCCATCTGGCTCGCCGTCAATTTTTTGCTCATCGAGTCTCTCCAACGATTCCACCAGTATTACGGCGATAGTCTCACTGTCGAGTGTCCTACAGGAAGCGGAGACTACATGTCCCTCGCCGGCGCGGCAGAAGAAATTCAGCATCGTCTTATCCATATCTTCTCCCGAGACGAACATGGTCGACGAGCAGTGAACGGTGGTAATCCCAAGCTTAACAGAGATCCCCATTTCAAGGATTACGTTCATTTCTACGAGTTTTTCCATGGGAATGACGGACGAGGATTGGGAGCGAGTCATCAGACAGGCTGGACTGGGTTGATTGCTTGGAGTATCATGCAGACGGGAGAATTCTGCCGATTGCCTAAAACTCCAAAGA CCCCCCGATCTGTGGCAAAACACTACTTTGACGAGCAGATCAATACTCCCAGCGAATATGCAGAGGATGGGTCGATATATTCGGCTTATTCGATGCATTCAGAGTATGACGAACCAGAGCCTGATGAGCTCTAG